The DNA region TATAAGTTGGCAAGAAAAGCTACGAGGGTACACCTAGTAACATACCGAACCTAGCAGTTAAGCTCGTAAACGCTGAAAGTACTTGGGGGGCAGCCCTCTGGGAGGATAGGAACTTGCCAACTTTTTTTATTTTTTGAAAAAATAAAAAAAGAAAATATAAAATATTTAGAAATTAAAAAGTTATTATGAAAGAGTTATACAATAATTTATATTTTTTATTAATAGTATTTAATACAAAGTAATAAATGTAAAAATTAAAATAAGATTTAAAAAAATGAATTTATATTTTGATTGAAATATAAAAAATAGAGTAACTTGTTAAAATTTTTATAATAAAAATTGAATAACTATATCTAATAAAGATAGTATTAATATACAGATTGAATTAAAAAAATATATAAAAATTTATTGTAAGAAGTTATGTAGATTAAAAAATTTTAAAGAAATATATTAAAATTAAAAATTTGATTGGTATTTTAATATTTAATAAAAATATTATATAGATTTAATAGATTTAGAAGTAAATTTCTAAATTAAAAAGATTATATATTTCTATCTAGAGAAAAAACTAAGTATAATAAAAAATAATTAAAAAGATTATATATTTCTATCTAGAGAAAAAATTAAGTATAATAAAAAATAATTAAAAATGAATATTAAATAAAAAAAAAAATATTTAGTAAAAAATCTTATTTCTTTAAAAAATTTATTATAAACAGAAAATAAAAGGAAAAAGCAAAAATATATAGTATAATATTATAATATAAAAAATAAAAATCTTAAAGAGGAGAAAAATGAAGAAGGCTGTAGGAATAGTGATAGAATATAATCCATTTCATAACGGACATAAATATCATTTAGATAAAGCAAAAGAATTGGGGGATATTGTAATAGGAGTAATGAGTGGGGATTATGTTCAAAGAGGAGAACCAGCTTTTATTAATAAATGGAGTAGAGGAGAGATAGCTTTAAAAGAGGGAATAGATATATTGTGTGAGTTACCAAGTTATTATTCTACTCAAAGTGCAGAGATTTTTGCTAAATCTTCAATAGGGATATTAAAGAATTTAGGAGTGACTACTATTCTTTTTGGGTCTGAAAGTTCAAATATTGAAAAATTAAAAAAAATATTAGAATTAGAAAAAAATAAAGAATTTAATGAAGAAATAAGGAGAAATTTAGATGAAGGAATTTCTTATCCTAATGCTTATAGTTTAAGTATAAAAAAATTTTTAGAAAAAGATATAGAAATCAATTCAAATGATATATTGGGAATTGAATATTTGAGAGCTATAAAATATTATGATGAAAAAATTGAGGCTCAAACTTTGAAAAGAAGAGCTGGTGGATATTATTCACAAAAAGAAGAAAATAATATTATGAGTGCTACAGGAATAAGAAAATTAATATTTGAAAATAAAAGTATAGAAAATCTGGTTACTAAAAATTCTTTTGAAGTTTTG from Fusobacterium perfoetens ATCC 29250 includes:
- a CDS encoding nucleotidyltransferase; the encoded protein is MKKAVGIVIEYNPFHNGHKYHLDKAKELGDIVIGVMSGDYVQRGEPAFINKWSRGEIALKEGIDILCELPSYYSTQSAEIFAKSSIGILKNLGVTTILFGSESSNIEKLKKILELEKNKEFNEEIRRNLDEGISYPNAYSLSIKKFLEKDIEINSNDILGIEYLRAIKYYDEKIEAQTLKRRAGGYYSQKEENNIMSATGIRKLIFENKSIENLVTKNSFEVLEKEKEKITKISDFYPLIRYAILSKKEKLADYQDVENGLENRIYEMALKYENHQEFFNNLITKRYTIGRIQRILIHILLDITKADTNYLKENIPYIRILGFSKKGREYLKTIEKNNDVKILTSFKNIKKILNEKEIKFLELNEKASIIYKIINPYEDRKIPIIID